A single genomic interval of candidate division WOR-3 bacterium harbors:
- a CDS encoding type II toxin-antitoxin system HicA family toxin, with the protein MAPKLPQISGEAIVALLRRLGYQILRQRGSHVQLSRMTPAGEHRITVPLHKTIAKGTLNDILSRVSRWNDISKEDLLIQV; encoded by the coding sequence GTGGCACCGAAATTGCCCCAGATTAGCGGCGAAGCGATTGTCGCCCTCCTGCGCCGGCTCGGCTATCAGATACTGCGCCAGCGCGGCAGTCATGTCCAGCTGAGCCGGATGACTCCTGCAGGGGAACACCGGATCACGGTCCCTCTGCACAAAACAATTGCCAAAGGCACTTTAAATGACATTCTGTCCCGAGTCAGCCGCTGGAACGACATCTCAAAAGAAGACCTGCTGATCCAGGTTTAA
- a CDS encoding type II toxin-antitoxin system HicB family antitoxin — MIIKFEVYTDGKCWCARGINADIFTCSDSLDNLVEELRDAAACHFEEELKKGKPLTLAIHTKIKVAGGTEIAPD; from the coding sequence GTGATCATAAAGTTTGAGGTTTATACTGATGGCAAATGCTGGTGTGCCCGCGGCATCAACGCCGACATCTTCACCTGCAGTGACTCCCTTGACAATCTCGTTGAGGAACTCCGGGACGCTGCCGCCTGCCACTTTGAAGAGGAGCTGAAGAAGGGTAAACCGCTGACGCTGGCAATTCACACCAAGATCAAGGTTGCCGGTGGCACCGAAATTGCCCCAGATTAG